In Leptospira ellinghausenii, the following proteins share a genomic window:
- a CDS encoding TIGR04452 family lipoprotein, producing MFAYMKNLTSKLFLISIFGFLICCNQPVIGGLSSKNITGKEALEKLISAGTQIDTLYFRSTSSSSSSSSFSYTSASLLANLLNGALIPIAAGLEDNKYYLKDGVDKCVTQIYAFGLVLDNFVTVGLSCDIKPAPVFALP from the coding sequence ATGTTTGCATATATGAAAAACCTAACATCAAAACTTTTTCTAATCTCAATTTTTGGATTTTTGATTTGTTGCAACCAACCAGTGATTGGCGGTCTCAGTTCTAAAAACATCACTGGCAAAGAAGCACTCGAAAAACTGATAAGCGCAGGGACACAAATTGACACTCTCTATTTTAGGTCAACTTCGTCCTCATCTTCCTCTTCTTCATTCAGTTACACTTCTGCATCCTTATTAGCCAACTTATTAAATGGGGCTCTGATTCCAATCGCTGCTGGACTAGAAGATAATAAATACTATCTAAAGGACGGCGTAGACAAATGTGTAACTCAAATCTATGCATTCGGTCTCGTATTAGATAATTTTGTGACAGTCGGTTTAAGTTGCGATATCAAACCTGCACCTGTATTTGCTCTTCCATGA
- a CDS encoding LEPBI_I2678 family protein → MKYAMQGNQDLNVIGPEDSHIFLDDEKIGESFIIKDVGFPKKDVVEKKTVRIEKTGYAPQVIELKKGTNKWIWGNFLFLLGAPIGFGIDYLAGVFNSFTPLNIKADLIRDEKYKVDLNSPTQKKYKAVLDESSKIPVVITYSNLSAVNIEKLDEKGNVIPNANDEYTSIFQNQSNVKTLSPGTYRIKGVYQTSRRSGNTITTYTAKKGGEMILTIPGGGAGAFCGLIDKEKKATSFRFIHINEPSAKSLEGFLPRAQLSNRIAGSCDGIFGLQDLLAQ, encoded by the coding sequence ATGAAGTATGCTATGCAAGGAAACCAAGATTTGAATGTGATTGGACCAGAAGACAGTCATATTTTTCTTGATGATGAAAAGATTGGTGAATCCTTTATCATTAAAGATGTTGGGTTTCCCAAAAAAGATGTTGTAGAAAAAAAGACAGTACGGATCGAAAAAACTGGATATGCACCGCAAGTAATCGAATTAAAAAAGGGAACAAATAAATGGATCTGGGGAAACTTTTTGTTTTTACTCGGAGCTCCCATTGGATTTGGAATTGATTATCTAGCAGGTGTTTTTAATAGTTTTACTCCACTCAATATTAAAGCAGATTTAATCCGTGATGAAAAATACAAAGTTGATTTAAATTCACCAACTCAAAAAAAATACAAAGCTGTTCTCGATGAGTCATCAAAAATTCCGGTAGTGATTACATATTCGAATCTTAGTGCAGTTAATATTGAGAAATTGGATGAGAAAGGAAATGTAATTCCCAATGCCAACGATGAATACACAAGTATTTTTCAAAACCAATCCAATGTAAAAACATTAAGTCCCGGTACCTACCGAATCAAGGGTGTGTATCAAACTTCTAGACGAAGTGGAAATACGATCACAACCTATACGGCAAAAAAAGGTGGAGAAATGATTCTTACCATCCCTGGCGGAGGAGCTGGCGCATTTTGCGGACTCATCGATAAAGAGAAAAAGGCGACATCCTTTCGTTTCATCCATATCAATGAACCGAGTGCCAAATCTTTAGAAGGATTTTTGCCAAGGGCTCAGCTTTCCAATCGCATCGCTGGTAGTTGTGATGGAATCTTTGGACTCCAAGACCTACTCGCTCAGTAA
- a CDS encoding VOC family protein: MNPMIKTAGINQIGIITEKLIESKEFFQKWLGWRVKFESEWFLLLSHPEKEDREIAFMLPNQTVVRKSYFQKPYIGQGIWLIIESEEIETLYAQMVKAGAPIDLPITKEEWGDLHFTMIDPNGIGLDFVQMRS, encoded by the coding sequence ATGAATCCAATGATAAAAACAGCAGGGATCAACCAAATCGGTATCATTACCGAAAAACTGATAGAATCGAAGGAGTTTTTCCAAAAATGGCTTGGGTGGCGAGTTAAATTTGAATCGGAATGGTTTCTTCTTTTGTCACATCCCGAAAAAGAAGACAGAGAGATTGCGTTTATGTTGCCTAACCAAACAGTCGTAAGGAAGTCTTATTTTCAGAAACCATATATTGGTCAAGGGATTTGGCTTATCATCGAATCAGAAGAGATTGAGACACTTTATGCGCAAATGGTGAAAGCTGGAGCGCCAATTGATCTTCCAATCACTAAAGAAGAATGGGGCGATTTACATTTTACAATGATCGATCCTAATGGAATCGGTCTTGACTTCGTGCAAATGAGAAGCTAA
- a CDS encoding AraC family transcriptional regulator has product MISKKDSFLYPIWEKLESNLSKEFALNELAFFSTYSPWHFHRLFSRFQSENVKDYVRRLRLEKAAFEIKTTSYPILEIALETGYTSQEAFTKAFRKTLGITPAAYRKKFQTKQRKFDGLQTLKIFGIERKDISIKKISSFHLLYKRHIGPYEEMPGFPKDLTFIQPFEQYFSKHNQDAKDQKWIGISQDDPDITDPNKIRFDIGIPVSSHTQCPNGLGLQIVQGGERLQIRVRLAYEKLPRVYDAVINEFFPHFYRRLANDAPFEVYLKREPKETPITDLYFALRD; this is encoded by the coding sequence TTGATTTCCAAGAAAGATTCATTCTTATATCCAATCTGGGAAAAATTAGAATCTAATCTTTCCAAAGAATTTGCACTAAACGAATTAGCCTTTTTTTCTACCTATTCTCCTTGGCATTTTCATCGATTGTTTTCTCGATTTCAGTCGGAAAATGTTAAGGACTATGTTAGGCGACTGCGTTTAGAAAAAGCTGCCTTTGAAATCAAAACCACCTCATATCCGATTTTAGAGATTGCTTTAGAAACTGGATATACTAGCCAAGAGGCATTTACAAAAGCTTTCCGAAAGACCTTGGGAATTACTCCAGCCGCCTATAGAAAGAAATTCCAAACAAAACAAAGGAAATTTGATGGTTTACAAACATTAAAAATATTTGGGATTGAAAGAAAAGATATCAGTATAAAAAAGATCTCTTCGTTCCATCTGCTTTACAAACGACATATCGGACCATACGAAGAGATGCCTGGATTTCCTAAGGATTTAACTTTTATACAACCATTTGAACAATATTTTTCCAAGCACAATCAAGACGCCAAAGATCAAAAATGGATTGGCATTTCGCAGGACGACCCAGACATCACCGATCCAAATAAAATCAGATTTGATATTGGGATTCCTGTTTCTTCTCATACACAATGTCCTAACGGATTAGGGCTACAAATTGTACAGGGTGGCGAAAGGCTTCAAATTCGAGTTCGCCTGGCATATGAGAAACTTCCAAGAGTTTATGATGCAGTCATTAACGAATTTTTTCCACATTTTTACAGACGTTTGGCGAATGATGCTCCCTTTGAAGTTTATTTGAAACGGGAACCAAAAGAAACTCCCATTACAGACCTTTATTTTGCGCTGAGAGATTGA
- a CDS encoding lipocalin family protein, with amino-acid sequence MKKFFLLLSLLFTGCLSVPEGVCTVKGFELERYLGKWYEIARLDHSFERGLVDVTAEYAKRDDGGVKVINRGYDKQKLEWKEIEGKAFFQDTPDKGLLKVSFFGPFYGTYNIVELDKTNYGYALVCGPDRSYLWIMARTPEISKKITDDLMAKASALGFDTSKLIFVEHSRK; translated from the coding sequence ATGAAGAAGTTTTTTTTGTTATTATCTTTACTGTTTACTGGGTGTCTTTCAGTCCCTGAAGGTGTTTGTACCGTGAAGGGCTTTGAGCTTGAGAGGTATCTTGGGAAGTGGTACGAAATAGCAAGGCTTGACCACTCTTTTGAAAGGGGGCTTGTGGATGTCACCGCTGAATATGCAAAACGCGACGATGGCGGAGTAAAAGTCATTAACCGTGGATATGATAAGCAAAAACTGGAATGGAAAGAAATTGAAGGAAAAGCCTTCTTTCAGGATACGCCTGATAAGGGTTTACTAAAAGTTTCCTTCTTTGGGCCGTTTTACGGGACCTACAATATTGTTGAACTTGATAAAACAAATTACGGTTATGCCCTTGTTTGTGGTCCCGACAGATCATATCTCTGGATCATGGCAAGGACTCCAGAGATTTCGAAAAAAATCACCGACGACCTTATGGCTAAGGCATCCGCTCTTGGTTTTGATACTTCCAAGCTGATTTTTGTAGAGCATTCCAGAAAGTAA
- a CDS encoding ATP-binding protein, producing the protein MIGNLVSNSIKFSPMKTEIQIHYDSMNSETQTAVIRVKDFGIGKTTEQINNVLSDNVNSTIGTAGEVGNGFGIKFVKLLVDELKGTFSVISDSGKGCELIINIPFVIS; encoded by the coding sequence ATGATAGGAAACCTAGTTTCGAATTCAATTAAGTTTTCACCGATGAAAACTGAAATACAGATTCATTATGATAGCATGAATTCAGAAACGCAAACAGCTGTCATACGAGTCAAAGACTTTGGAATTGGAAAGACAACAGAACAAATCAATAATGTATTATCAGACAATGTAAATTCAACCATAGGGACAGCGGGGGAAGTTGGAAACGGATTTGGAATCAAATTCGTTAAATTACTTGTCGATGAATTGAAGGGAACATTTTCAGTCATATCGGATTCAGGGAAGGGATGTGAATTAATTATCAACATACCCTTTGTCATTTCATAA
- a CDS encoding PAS domain S-box protein: MDIKSIIERAVDESISAIAISDPLGKIVFVNNAFLRYLGYTSKEEVLGKFANEFWIPSDDQKNLIDSLTKTGSYIGELEAIKKNKSILKGVAQFSISKSISDEIQYIIFSFLESSHHKSISDSIHETENYYSQILDSISDLIFCKDSNFKITYVNKASADYFGIKKSDLIGTYDISENKQEFIEEYHKIDSFVFQDGKQVTIEKEPHLGKDGFVRYFNTVKTPIRNQYGTINELVAVARDITDSEDILGKLKLITEITSDYIYTAKIIEGEIIADWSSGNLSKIVGYSVEDILNIGGWIKIIHPDDLGIVGNRVSEILQGQVGVSEYRVLAKSGEVVWIRDYSKPLYDEFGKVSKLIGASKNITIEKEVETKLKESNERFKASLEASLESIYFLSVVKDNHGTIIDFIFNEMNEKGSKNLGVPKEELIGKRICELYPINLENGFFEQYKEVFLTKQPLEQDYTIPDGYYTPGYFHHIVLPTTDGIVIYNRNISDIVAKNKELESLVQVTNRQNERLREYTYITSHNLRAPIANILSLCNLLKDDPGDQLLVQMIESSAQQLDHMMKNLNELLTIEKDSNSLVKKEIQVQKEIQNLLLLYVSDKSHHTKIDVIIPNDLFLHTIPVYFESIINNVLSNAFKYISDKSIGYIRIEAKESGEFVILMITDNGIGIDLEKYRNKMFKMNSRFHPNIEGKGMGLFLTKYQIESLGGKIEVESQVGKGTSFQLYFPKM, translated from the coding sequence ATGGATATAAAATCAATCATTGAAAGAGCTGTAGATGAATCCATAAGTGCTATCGCGATTTCAGATCCACTTGGAAAGATTGTTTTTGTTAACAATGCATTTCTACGTTATTTGGGTTATACATCTAAAGAAGAAGTGTTAGGTAAATTTGCAAACGAGTTTTGGATACCCTCTGATGATCAAAAAAATTTGATCGATTCCCTTACAAAAACTGGTTCTTATATCGGAGAACTTGAAGCAATAAAAAAAAACAAATCAATATTGAAAGGTGTAGCCCAATTTAGCATTTCAAAATCTATATCTGATGAGATTCAATACATTATATTTAGCTTTTTAGAAAGTTCACATCACAAAAGTATATCCGATTCGATTCACGAAACAGAAAATTATTATTCGCAGATACTGGATTCAATTTCTGATCTTATTTTCTGTAAAGACTCTAATTTCAAAATAACCTATGTGAACAAGGCATCCGCAGATTACTTTGGTATCAAAAAATCTGATCTTATAGGCACATATGATATTTCTGAAAACAAACAAGAATTCATTGAAGAATATCACAAAATAGATTCATTTGTTTTCCAAGATGGCAAACAAGTTACCATAGAAAAAGAACCTCATTTAGGTAAAGATGGTTTCGTTCGTTATTTTAATACCGTCAAAACTCCGATCCGAAATCAATATGGAACTATAAACGAACTTGTTGCCGTTGCAAGAGATATCACCGATTCTGAAGATATATTAGGAAAATTAAAATTAATCACAGAGATCACATCGGATTATATCTATACGGCAAAAATCATTGAAGGTGAAATCATTGCAGATTGGAGCTCAGGGAATCTCTCAAAAATTGTAGGCTATTCAGTTGAGGATATTCTAAATATTGGGGGATGGATCAAAATCATTCATCCGGATGACTTAGGTATTGTTGGAAATCGGGTTTCTGAAATTCTCCAAGGTCAGGTAGGTGTTTCAGAATACAGAGTTTTAGCAAAAAGCGGTGAAGTAGTTTGGATTCGAGATTATAGCAAGCCATTGTATGACGAGTTTGGTAAAGTATCCAAATTGATTGGAGCATCTAAAAATATTACGATTGAAAAGGAAGTTGAAACAAAGCTCAAAGAGAGTAACGAACGATTTAAAGCTTCTTTAGAAGCATCTCTTGAATCAATTTATTTTTTATCTGTTGTGAAAGACAATCATGGAACGATTATCGATTTCATTTTCAATGAAATGAATGAGAAAGGTTCAAAAAACTTAGGAGTCCCAAAAGAAGAACTAATTGGAAAAAGAATTTGTGAATTATATCCTATCAATTTAGAAAACGGGTTTTTTGAGCAGTATAAAGAAGTTTTTCTGACAAAACAACCACTAGAACAAGACTATACAATTCCCGATGGATACTATACGCCAGGTTATTTTCATCACATCGTTTTGCCTACTACAGATGGGATTGTAATTTACAATCGAAATATATCAGACATTGTCGCAAAAAATAAAGAACTTGAATCGCTGGTTCAAGTTACAAATAGGCAGAATGAAAGGTTGCGAGAGTATACCTATATCACTTCTCATAACCTTAGAGCACCGATTGCAAATATACTTAGTTTGTGTAATTTACTGAAAGATGATCCTGGTGATCAACTTTTAGTTCAGATGATCGAATCTTCCGCACAACAGTTGGATCACATGATGAAAAATTTAAATGAATTGCTAACAATTGAGAAAGATTCTAATTCGCTAGTAAAAAAAGAAATACAAGTTCAAAAAGAAATTCAAAATCTACTTTTGTTATATGTTTCTGATAAATCGCATCATACTAAAATTGATGTAATCATTCCAAACGACTTATTTCTTCATACAATACCGGTTTATTTTGAAAGCATCATTAATAATGTTTTATCCAATGCATTTAAATATATATCTGATAAAAGTATTGGGTATATCCGAATCGAAGCTAAAGAATCGGGAGAGTTTGTCATACTGATGATCACCGATAATGGAATTGGAATTGATTTGGAAAAATATCGAAACAAAATGTTTAAAATGAATTCTCGGTTCCATCCTAATATAGAAGGGAAGGGCATGGGTCTTTTTCTAACAAAATACCAAATCGAATCTTTGGGTGGTAAAATTGAAGTAGAGAGTCAAGTTGGAAAAGGCACGAGTTTTCAACTCTACTTTCCGAAAATGTAA
- a CDS encoding TIGR00730 family Rossman fold protein — protein sequence MALIKNIAIYCGSSSGLDPYYHKEAYHLGEILAKHQMGIVYGGASVGLMGAVANGCLENHGKVIGVIPTFLKRKEIEHLGLSELIQVESMHERKQIMFERSDAFLVLPGGFGTMEEFFEVVTWSQLGLHNKPIVLLNWNGFYDSLVQMFHTMVDSGFLKKENMDLVIVLRETEDLLTHLQNYSPSKTEKWLSEDTI from the coding sequence ATGGCTCTGATAAAAAACATCGCAATTTACTGTGGTTCCTCTTCTGGCCTGGACCCTTATTATCACAAGGAAGCTTACCATTTGGGTGAAATTCTTGCAAAACACCAAATGGGAATTGTGTATGGTGGTGCGAGTGTGGGACTAATGGGAGCTGTGGCGAACGGATGTTTGGAGAACCATGGTAAGGTCATTGGTGTGATCCCAACGTTTCTGAAACGAAAGGAAATCGAACATTTGGGACTTTCAGAGCTCATCCAAGTGGAATCGATGCACGAAAGGAAACAAATTATGTTTGAACGTTCTGATGCTTTTCTTGTGTTACCTGGTGGTTTTGGAACCATGGAAGAGTTTTTTGAAGTGGTCACTTGGTCACAGCTGGGACTTCACAACAAACCCATTGTATTATTGAATTGGAATGGGTTTTATGACTCACTTGTCCAAATGTTCCATACGATGGTGGATTCTGGTTTTTTAAAAAAGGAAAATATGGATCTCGTGATTGTCCTAAGGGAGACCGAAGACTTACTCACTCATTTGCAGAACTATTCTCCGTCTAAGACAGAGAAATGGTTGTCGGAAGATACCATTTAA
- a CDS encoding DUF4846 domain-containing protein yields MRFGICFSIFFLLISSIFSESIQERFQPPNGYSRISYPKESFSTYLQNFPLKPKGSPVFLFNGTKKQNQVHEAVLDFPLLGTDLIQCADAVMKLRAEYLYSRKEWEKITFTISNGMSVPFSRFAKGDRVVVKGNKTSWKVGFAKKGTNRDVFESYLQFIYNYAGTISLKSELKKKQLQDLEPGDVWIQAGSPGHVVMVVDKAQSKEGNTLFLLAQSYMPSQEMHILKNDTTNSPWFALPQGEFFATPEWEFMTKAFYGFNK; encoded by the coding sequence TTGAGATTTGGAATCTGTTTTTCTATCTTCTTTCTTCTGATTTCATCTATTTTTTCGGAATCCATACAAGAACGTTTCCAACCACCTAACGGATACAGTCGAATAAGTTATCCAAAAGAAAGTTTTTCCACTTACCTGCAAAACTTTCCTTTAAAACCAAAAGGAAGCCCTGTGTTTTTGTTCAATGGAACTAAAAAACAAAATCAAGTCCATGAAGCTGTGTTAGATTTTCCCTTACTGGGAACAGACCTCATCCAATGTGCCGATGCGGTGATGAAACTTCGTGCAGAGTATTTGTATTCGCGAAAGGAATGGGAGAAAATCACATTTACCATCAGCAATGGAATGTCAGTTCCTTTTTCTAGATTTGCAAAAGGTGACCGAGTGGTTGTGAAGGGAAATAAAACCAGTTGGAAAGTAGGATTCGCAAAAAAAGGAACAAACCGCGATGTGTTCGAATCCTATTTACAATTTATATATAATTATGCGGGAACCATCTCACTCAAATCAGAACTTAAGAAAAAACAACTCCAAGATTTGGAACCAGGGGATGTATGGATACAAGCAGGTTCACCAGGGCATGTTGTGATGGTTGTAGACAAGGCCCAATCAAAAGAGGGAAACACCTTATTTTTGTTAGCACAGAGTTATATGCCTTCTCAGGAAATGCATATCTTAAAAAATGATACAACCAATTCCCCTTGGTTTGCCTTACCGCAAGGAGAATTTTTTGCCACACCTGAATGGGAATTTATGACTAAAGCATTTTACGGTTTTAATAAATAA
- a CDS encoding zinc-dependent alcohol dehydrogenase, whose product MLRLVFRKKGILEWEEVETPTITGENQALVEPIAIARCDLDLPIVRGETLFRAPFPVGHEFVGRIKSLSDELSGQFQIGSVVAIPFQISCGTCPTCLSIHTNSCETVPYTSAYGMPPGAHNVGGAISELIKVPYAKQMLLPVDPKINPVGIASLSDNIAEVWKLAGRFLERKKDPKTLVVGGNAGSIGLYTALYLHQTKKAEVLYVDTDRSRIELATSLGIPVTHVTTFPKPSDKFDLVCDASATKEGWEFATRSMGKNAILSSASIFWTNRFEIPYLEMYNQGAEIHIGRVESLDSMKALYPEIQNGMFTPEKIVTKTVSFAEAKEAWLEESIKLVVTR is encoded by the coding sequence ATGTTACGACTCGTCTTTCGGAAAAAAGGGATCCTTGAATGGGAAGAAGTAGAAACCCCTACTATCACAGGTGAAAACCAAGCACTTGTAGAACCCATCGCCATTGCTCGTTGTGATTTGGATTTACCCATCGTACGAGGAGAAACATTATTCCGTGCACCTTTCCCCGTAGGACACGAGTTTGTTGGTCGTATCAAATCTCTATCGGACGAACTCAGTGGACAATTCCAAATTGGATCAGTGGTTGCAATTCCTTTCCAAATCTCCTGTGGTACATGTCCAACGTGTTTATCGATACATACCAATTCATGTGAAACAGTTCCTTATACTTCAGCCTATGGAATGCCACCTGGTGCTCACAATGTAGGTGGTGCCATATCGGAACTCATCAAAGTTCCTTACGCAAAACAAATGTTACTTCCCGTGGATCCTAAGATTAACCCTGTTGGCATTGCGAGTCTCAGTGATAACATTGCCGAAGTTTGGAAGTTAGCAGGTCGATTTTTAGAGCGAAAAAAAGATCCAAAAACTCTAGTCGTTGGCGGGAATGCGGGGAGCATTGGACTGTACACAGCTCTTTACCTCCACCAAACAAAAAAAGCGGAAGTATTGTATGTGGACACGGATCGCAGTAGGATCGAACTTGCCACATCACTTGGAATCCCTGTGACACATGTAACTACGTTCCCAAAACCAAGTGATAAGTTCGATTTGGTTTGTGACGCATCTGCCACAAAAGAAGGTTGGGAATTTGCCACTCGATCCATGGGAAAAAATGCCATCCTCAGTTCGGCATCGATCTTTTGGACCAATCGTTTTGAAATTCCTTATTTGGAGATGTACAACCAAGGTGCGGAAATCCATATCGGCAGAGTGGAATCACTCGATTCCATGAAAGCACTTTACCCTGAGATCCAAAATGGAATGTTTACACCGGAAAAAATTGTCACAAAAACTGTTTCCTTTGCAGAGGCAAAAGAAGCATGGTTGGAAGAATCAATCAAACTGGTGGTAACTCGTTGA